The following are encoded together in the Vibrio splendidus genome:
- a CDS encoding HD domain-containing phosphohydrolase — protein sequence MTDKKISLRFTVGGMFLLATFLTAVVAVSLQYYFSKKMATENTLSKLTMVSQELSNYIGAVDSDAANTARLLSSVKRSISNKISKEESRSILSEAIKDNPLFYSIYIGSSNENFFQIINLESAPVVREKIGAQQTDRWVVVEIHNIGEERVRTTKYFDQEFTLRNSTTEQSNYLPTTRPWYVSANVQSVEKTQPYLFQHLQITGQTYSLAFDSKIESEVQHVIGIDIVLSSLASKLSGTALGLAEDSKVESFLYSKSGNIIASNLKVNNQESEFDVSTLMLSSEQQALVNDTPPLLVSNQNDWGPMDFSVAGKPNGYAIDLLKMIGEMTGIRFEFVNGFSWGELVSKFQEGSIDGLQSVQHYKNNGIDGLYTTPIYELPFSIVTRVGAKVVTNYAELEGKKVAILSGWSIIPKLREDFPNIDLVEFENLESAFNSIESEENFAFLEAKPVLSFALDRLFQPGLVVNGTLEDLKQNYSNQFHLVLQSKHKQLLPIIDQAISKLSGEQLDALAKKWLHDTGFNTNTTVPYTELYDLTKEATVEGSMVRVELNGEIKHLYLKKIDTGEHYSEYFAVLIPESEVFSTVNKRLATSVGVTVLLMSLTLPIAWVFGAPIVHPIRQLEEETHKVKLRDYDNVTILDTRIKEVWELSVAVRDMAMEIKRHEQMQEAFVESFIKLIAQAIDDKSAYTAGHCNRVPELGLMLADAAEQSQSEHFKDFEFKNDDERREFRIAAWLHDCGKITTPEHIVDKGTKLEANYNRIHEVRTRFEVLWRDAEITALRKQLDGTLSTQLIADELTATKQQLQDDFAFIATSNVGGEFMSDDKVARIRSIAETTWMRNFDDQLGLSPIEALNRESSSSLPATELLLSDKPEHIVKRDRPLEFDPKYQIKMDVPEHLYNLGEVYNLSIARGTLTAEDRFKINEHMLGTIKMLENLPFPKELSRVPRYASTHHETLKGTGYPRRLTGDDLSIPERILVISDIFEALTAADRPYKKAKPISVAVDIMYKMALDEHLDIELFRLFLTSGTHIRYAETYLKPEQIDHVDLSKYVVEGVAA from the coding sequence ATGACAGACAAAAAAATTTCGTTACGATTTACTGTTGGAGGAATGTTTTTACTCGCGACATTTCTTACCGCTGTTGTTGCGGTTTCACTGCAATATTACTTCAGTAAAAAAATGGCGACTGAGAATACCCTATCAAAGTTGACGATGGTGTCCCAAGAGCTGAGTAACTATATCGGCGCGGTTGATTCTGACGCAGCCAATACCGCGCGTTTACTTTCTTCAGTGAAACGTTCTATAAGTAACAAAATATCGAAAGAAGAGTCGCGTAGTATTCTTTCAGAAGCAATTAAAGATAACCCTCTCTTTTATAGTATTTACATTGGCTCATCTAATGAAAACTTCTTCCAAATTATTAATCTAGAATCTGCCCCTGTCGTTAGAGAAAAAATCGGTGCACAACAAACGGACCGTTGGGTTGTGGTTGAGATTCATAATATAGGGGAGGAGCGCGTCCGTACGACGAAATATTTTGACCAAGAGTTTACGCTAAGAAACTCAACTACGGAGCAGAGCAACTACCTTCCAACAACCAGGCCTTGGTATGTTTCTGCCAATGTTCAGTCGGTCGAAAAAACTCAGCCATATCTTTTCCAGCATTTACAAATTACCGGGCAAACTTATTCTTTAGCGTTTGATTCGAAAATCGAATCTGAAGTTCAACATGTGATTGGTATTGATATTGTGTTGTCTTCTTTGGCTAGCAAACTATCAGGTACGGCGCTTGGCTTAGCAGAAGACAGTAAGGTTGAGTCTTTCTTATATTCGAAATCGGGTAATATTATTGCGTCTAACCTCAAGGTTAACAATCAGGAATCGGAGTTTGATGTATCAACATTGATGCTATCGTCTGAGCAGCAAGCCTTGGTTAACGATACCCCTCCGCTGTTAGTGTCTAATCAAAATGATTGGGGGCCGATGGACTTTTCAGTGGCGGGAAAACCAAACGGCTATGCGATAGACCTTCTCAAAATGATTGGTGAGATGACAGGGATCAGGTTTGAATTTGTTAATGGTTTCTCTTGGGGCGAGCTTGTCAGTAAGTTTCAAGAAGGAAGTATTGATGGCCTGCAATCGGTTCAACATTATAAAAATAATGGCATAGATGGTCTATACACGACTCCAATTTATGAATTGCCATTTTCTATTGTGACAAGGGTCGGCGCGAAGGTTGTCACTAATTATGCCGAGCTTGAGGGTAAAAAAGTTGCCATTTTATCTGGGTGGTCAATTATTCCTAAGTTGAGAGAGGATTTTCCGAACATTGATTTAGTTGAATTTGAAAACCTAGAGTCTGCATTTAATTCAATTGAAAGCGAAGAGAACTTTGCTTTCTTAGAAGCAAAACCCGTACTCTCGTTTGCATTAGATAGGCTTTTCCAGCCAGGCCTTGTTGTCAATGGGACTCTAGAAGATCTAAAACAGAACTACTCAAACCAATTCCATTTGGTGCTGCAGAGCAAGCATAAACAATTGCTCCCAATCATTGATCAAGCTATCAGTAAGTTAAGTGGTGAACAACTTGATGCCTTAGCGAAAAAGTGGCTGCATGATACCGGCTTTAATACGAATACGACGGTTCCTTATACTGAACTTTATGATTTGACTAAGGAAGCAACGGTTGAAGGCAGTATGGTAAGGGTAGAGTTGAATGGCGAGATCAAGCATCTCTATTTAAAGAAAATAGACACGGGCGAACACTACTCTGAGTATTTTGCGGTATTGATTCCCGAATCTGAAGTCTTCAGTACAGTCAATAAACGTCTAGCAACCTCTGTTGGTGTAACGGTGTTACTGATGAGTTTGACGTTGCCTATTGCTTGGGTTTTTGGTGCGCCGATAGTGCATCCAATTCGCCAATTAGAGGAAGAGACTCATAAGGTTAAGCTGCGTGATTATGACAACGTGACAATTCTTGATACTCGAATCAAAGAAGTGTGGGAATTATCTGTTGCTGTAAGAGATATGGCTATGGAGATTAAACGACATGAACAGATGCAAGAGGCGTTTGTTGAGTCGTTTATCAAGCTCATCGCTCAAGCGATCGATGATAAGTCCGCTTATACGGCAGGGCATTGTAATCGTGTACCAGAACTCGGCTTGATGCTGGCTGACGCGGCGGAACAATCGCAGTCTGAGCACTTCAAAGACTTTGAGTTTAAAAATGATGACGAACGCCGTGAGTTTAGAATTGCGGCTTGGCTTCATGATTGTGGCAAGATCACGACACCGGAACACATCGTCGATAAAGGTACGAAGTTAGAAGCGAACTACAACCGAATCCACGAGGTGAGAACTCGATTTGAAGTACTTTGGCGTGATGCGGAAATCACCGCTTTGAGAAAACAACTTGATGGTACGCTATCAACGCAACTGATAGCCGATGAACTTACGGCAACGAAGCAGCAGCTACAAGATGACTTTGCCTTTATCGCTACGTCGAACGTTGGTGGTGAGTTCATGAGTGACGACAAAGTTGCTCGTATTCGTTCGATCGCTGAGACGACTTGGATGCGTAATTTTGATGACCAACTTGGTCTATCGCCGATAGAAGCCTTGAATCGAGAATCGAGTTCAAGCTTGCCAGCGACAGAGCTGCTGTTAAGTGATAAGCCTGAACATATAGTGAAAAGAGATAGGCCGTTAGAGTTCGACCCGAAATATCAAATCAAAATGGATGTGCCGGAGCACCTATACAACTTAGGCGAAGTCTACAATCTGAGCATTGCACGTGGCACGTTAACTGCTGAAGACCGATTCAAGATAAATGAGCATATGCTTGGCACGATTAAGATGCTTGAGAACCTGCCATTCCCTAAAGAACTAAGCCGTGTTCCTCGCTATGCTTCGACGCACCATGAAACACTCAAAGGCACTGGGTATCCAAGGAGGTTAACTGGCGACGATCTTTCAATTCCAGAACGTATTCTCGTGATATCGGATATTTTTGAGGCGCTAACCGCTGCGGATAGGCCGTACAAGAAAGCGAAGCCGATTAGTGTTGCTGTCGATATCATGTACAAAATGGCGTTGGACGAGCATCTCGATATAGAACTGTTTAGGTTGTTTCTAACTAGCGGGACACATATCCGTTATGCCGAAACGTATTTAAAACCGGAACAGATCGATCATGTAGACCTATCAAAATATGTAGTTGAAGGCGTCGCTGCTTAA
- a CDS encoding tripartite tricarboxylate transporter substrate binding protein, with protein sequence MFKALKPTLAASIIAATFSFNTFAADVEKIHFLIPGGAGGGWDMTARGTGDVLVKSDIVENVSFQNLSGGGGGKAIAHLIETAQRQEDTLMVNSTPIVVRSLTGIFPQSFRDLTPVAATIADYGAIVASADSKYNTWDDVVKEFESNPRKVKIAGGSARGSMDHLVVAAAFKGEGFDAKKVRYIAYDAGGKAMAALLSGETQLLSTGLGEVLEMSKSGQVKVLAVTAPKRLDAAPNIPTLTEYGNETVFANWRGFFAAPGTSQAKIDEWNVALGKMYKTDEWQVVRDRNGWIDNYKADKDFYAFLEDQEKQMGDLMRELGFLK encoded by the coding sequence ATGTTCAAGGCACTGAAACCTACTCTTGCGGCTTCTATTATCGCAGCAACCTTTTCTTTCAACACTTTTGCTGCTGACGTAGAAAAAATCCACTTCCTAATCCCTGGCGGCGCTGGTGGCGGTTGGGATATGACAGCTCGTGGTACGGGTGATGTATTGGTGAAATCAGACATCGTAGAAAATGTCTCTTTCCAAAACCTTTCTGGTGGTGGCGGCGGTAAAGCGATTGCTCACCTAATCGAGACGGCTCAACGCCAAGAAGACACGCTAATGGTGAACTCAACGCCTATCGTTGTTCGTTCACTAACGGGGATCTTCCCACAATCTTTCCGTGACCTAACACCAGTTGCAGCAACTATTGCCGACTATGGCGCAATCGTTGCGTCTGCTGATTCTAAGTACAACACTTGGGATGATGTAGTAAAAGAGTTCGAAAGCAACCCACGTAAAGTGAAAATCGCAGGCGGCTCGGCTCGTGGCAGCATGGATCACCTTGTTGTAGCGGCAGCGTTCAAAGGCGAAGGTTTTGATGCGAAGAAAGTGCGATACATTGCTTACGATGCAGGTGGTAAAGCAATGGCAGCTCTATTATCTGGCGAAACACAACTGCTTTCGACAGGCCTTGGTGAAGTGCTAGAAATGTCTAAATCAGGCCAAGTAAAAGTATTGGCAGTGACGGCGCCAAAGCGTCTTGACGCTGCACCTAACATCCCAACACTGACTGAGTACGGCAACGAAACCGTATTCGCTAACTGGCGTGGTTTCTTTGCGGCACCTGGCACAAGCCAAGCGAAGATCGACGAGTGGAATGTAGCGCTTGGCAAAATGTACAAAACCGATGAGTGGCAAGTGGTTCGTGACCGTAACGGTTGGATCGACAACTACAAAGCTGACAAAGATTTTTACGCCTTCCTAGAAGATCAAGAAAAACAGATGGGCGACCTAATGCGTGAGCTTGGTTTCTTGAAATAA
- a CDS encoding tripartite tricarboxylate transporter TctB family protein: MSDLPTKFLSKESLLSKDRIGAMLFMLACLCYGYQTTLIPLFPGDEYEPFTARTLPILLTFIGIGLSLILLITGQPDKKVTCDTTPLNWKLLIGFLVLMALYGVGLTYLGFVLATSFFLLAGFYLLGERRKAVLFGASFPFVIAFFLLLTQGLDIYLEPGLIFTLW, from the coding sequence ATGTCGGACTTACCAACCAAATTTCTGAGTAAGGAATCTTTGCTTTCGAAGGATCGCATCGGAGCCATGCTCTTTATGCTTGCGTGTTTATGCTATGGCTACCAAACCACGCTGATTCCTTTGTTCCCCGGTGACGAGTACGAACCCTTCACAGCAAGAACCTTACCTATCCTGCTAACGTTTATCGGCATTGGCCTTTCGTTGATCCTGCTTATAACCGGACAACCGGATAAAAAAGTCACATGCGACACTACGCCGCTGAACTGGAAACTGCTTATTGGCTTCTTGGTGTTAATGGCTTTATACGGTGTTGGGCTGACTTATCTTGGCTTTGTTTTAGCAACCAGCTTCTTCTTACTTGCAGGCTTTTACCTACTGGGTGAGCGCCGCAAAGCTGTCTTATTTGGCGCGTCGTTTCCTTTCGTTATCGCGTTCTTTCTTTTATTAACTCAAGGCTTAGATATCTACCTAGAGCCTGGTTTAATCTTCACTCTTTGGTAG